In Nitrospirota bacterium, one DNA window encodes the following:
- the thpR gene encoding RNA 2',3'-cyclic phosphodiesterase — protein MIRAFLAVELSQELRAELATIQQELKRRIEPEIKRGTRISWARPASIHLTLKFLGDMDEQVIDPLRGAIETSIERQAAVTVPLERLGVFPNPQSPRLLWVGPSEHWERGEEAKRVVEIRGAIEQSCEGFGFLREPRPFSPHLTLARIKMGERHVGVALAKSGVLDRQFSLGSLAIASVVLMQSELKSTGSVYTKLWDVRLRG, from the coding sequence GTGATCCGGGCCTTCCTTGCCGTAGAACTATCTCAAGAGCTGCGTGCTGAGCTTGCCACCATCCAGCAGGAATTGAAGCGTAGAATTGAACCGGAGATCAAGCGTGGCACGCGCATCTCCTGGGCGCGGCCGGCTTCGATCCATCTGACGCTCAAGTTTCTCGGTGATATGGATGAGCAGGTCATTGATCCGTTGCGCGGCGCGATTGAAACATCGATCGAACGGCAGGCGGCTGTGACTGTGCCGCTTGAGCGACTCGGTGTGTTTCCCAATCCGCAGAGTCCGAGGCTGTTGTGGGTCGGACCGTCAGAGCATTGGGAGAGGGGTGAGGAGGCGAAGCGAGTCGTTGAGATTCGTGGCGCAATTGAACAGTCCTGTGAAGGCTTCGGTTTTCTTCGCGAGCCGAGACCCTTCAGTCCTCATTTGACCTTGGCACGAATCAAGATGGGGGAACGGCACGTCGGAGTTGCGCTTGCCAAAAGCGGAGTGCTGGATCGCCAGTTTTCATTGGGTTCCCTGGCGATAGCGTCGGTTGTGCTGATGCAGAGTGAATTGAAGTCGACTGGTTCGGTCTACACGAAGCTGTGGGACGTGCGGTTGCGGGGTTAA
- a CDS encoding competence/damage-inducible protein A: protein MAKLHVIPSLDAETIAIGTELLIGGRSDSNSLFLADQLGQLGIAVRFKSVVGDERQDIVSAIHTAVKRAQVIIMTGGLGPTVDDCTREAVAQATGRRLGRRKEALEGLTARLAQWGRVPNSAQLRQALIPSGATVLKNPVGSAAGFSLIWKKASIISLPGVPREMEEMMLQEVVPLLRAAGASSGLPPRTPIIRQVFHTFGLAEADVDATLKGLIPKGTPVDLGLLASPMGVLVSLTTKGNQSAPKKHQDLLQQLANDVRARLSNWLFAEGRDTMEEVVGRELARQGLMVAIAESCTGGLIGHRLTQVAGSSAYLDRGAVCYSNRAKTEMLGVPADLIVKHGAVSQEVAASMAKGIRERANVSVGLSVTGIAGPGGGTETKPVGLVYIGLNDGTGRPITQEFRFHGDRTVIKQRSSQAALNLLRRWLLDQGSK, encoded by the coding sequence ATGGCTAAGTTACATGTAATTCCTTCGCTTGATGCAGAAACAATCGCGATCGGCACTGAGCTGTTGATCGGGGGCCGATCCGATTCCAATTCTCTATTCCTTGCGGATCAGCTTGGCCAATTGGGTATTGCCGTTCGCTTCAAATCGGTCGTCGGCGATGAGCGGCAGGATATTGTTTCGGCCATTCACACGGCCGTGAAGCGAGCACAGGTCATCATTATGACCGGCGGGCTTGGCCCTACCGTGGATGATTGCACAAGAGAGGCGGTGGCCCAGGCGACAGGACGGCGGCTTGGTCGTCGCAAGGAGGCGTTGGAAGGTCTGACGGCTCGACTCGCACAATGGGGTCGTGTACCGAACAGCGCACAGTTGCGCCAGGCTCTGATTCCGTCCGGTGCGACCGTGCTGAAGAATCCGGTTGGCTCTGCGGCGGGATTTTCTCTGATCTGGAAGAAGGCATCTATCATCTCCTTGCCTGGCGTGCCGCGTGAGATGGAGGAGATGATGCTGCAGGAAGTTGTGCCGTTGCTGCGCGCAGCCGGTGCATCATCAGGCCTGCCTCCACGTACCCCGATCATTCGTCAGGTATTTCATACGTTCGGCCTAGCAGAGGCGGACGTCGATGCCACACTCAAAGGGCTTATTCCGAAAGGAACGCCCGTTGATCTGGGGTTGCTTGCATCGCCGATGGGAGTGTTGGTTTCGCTGACGACGAAGGGGAACCAATCTGCCCCGAAGAAGCATCAGGATCTGCTCCAGCAGCTGGCGAACGATGTTCGGGCACGACTCAGTAACTGGCTCTTCGCCGAAGGGCGCGACACGATGGAAGAGGTCGTCGGGCGGGAACTCGCCAGACAAGGGCTCATGGTGGCGATTGCGGAGTCTTGCACCGGTGGATTGATCGGTCATCGTCTGACACAAGTGGCCGGTTCATCTGCCTATCTGGATCGTGGAGCGGTCTGTTACAGCAATCGAGCAAAGACGGAGATGTTGGGCGTGCCAGCGGATCTGATCGTGAAACATGGCGCGGTCAGCCAGGAAGTCGCCGCCTCCATGGCGAAGGGCATTCGCGAGCGCGCCAATGTGTCGGTGGGACTGAGCGTGACCGGTATCGCCGGGCCGGGCGGCGGGACCGAGACCAAGCCGGTTGGTTTGGTCTATATCGGGCTGAATGATGGAACCGGCCGGCCGATTACACAAGAGTTTCGATTTCACGGTGATCGGACGGTCATCAAGCAACGATCCTCGCAAGCCGCATTGAATCTCCTTCGCCGCTGGTTGCTCGATCAGGGGTCGAAGTGA